The following coding sequences are from one Halobacteria archaeon AArc-dxtr1 window:
- a CDS encoding protein-L-isoaspartate O-methyltransferase: MDPAVLREDMVDGLESSAKNVLTDETVAVAMREVPRHAFVDDPRVAYADRDVSHLGTRVLAPSTAARLLQALAVRPGDAVLIVGAGVGYTAAVAAEITGAANVHAVDIARPVVHEARTNLAQAGYGGVFVDRRDGAAGLPEYAPFDRILLEAAVVTPPQALQRQLADDGRLVYPRLADGQQLVVSGADGEAESLATVSFDPLLVDGEQAGAIERNRTDREERERADRDAQRRRGWELDWIEWD; encoded by the coding sequence ATGTCCTCACGGACGAGACGGTCGCGGTCGCCATGCGCGAGGTGCCGCGTCACGCGTTCGTCGACGACCCCCGGGTGGCCTACGCCGACCGGGACGTCTCACACCTGGGGACGCGCGTGCTCGCGCCCAGCACCGCGGCGCGGCTGCTCCAGGCGCTTGCCGTCCGACCGGGAGACGCCGTGCTGATCGTCGGCGCGGGCGTCGGCTACACCGCCGCAGTCGCCGCCGAGATTACGGGAGCCGCGAACGTCCACGCGGTCGATATCGCCAGACCGGTCGTCCACGAGGCGCGGACGAACCTGGCACAGGCGGGCTACGGCGGTGTCTTCGTCGACCGCCGCGACGGTGCGGCGGGGCTGCCGGAGTACGCCCCGTTCGATCGCATTCTCCTCGAGGCCGCCGTCGTCACCCCGCCACAGGCACTGCAGCGACAGCTAGCCGACGACGGCCGCCTCGTCTATCCGCGACTGGCGGACGGACAGCAACTCGTCGTGAGCGGCGCCGACGGCGAAGCCGAGTCGCTCGCGACGGTGTCGTTCGACCCGCTGCTCGTCGATGGCGAGCAGGCGGGAGCGATCGAACGAAACCGAACCGATCGGGAAGAGCGTGAGCGGGCCGACAGAGACGCCCAGCGTCGCCGTGGCTGGGAGCTCGACTGGATCGAGTGGGACTAG